A genome region from Neoarius graeffei isolate fNeoGra1 chromosome 21, fNeoGra1.pri, whole genome shotgun sequence includes the following:
- the optn gene encoding optineurin isoform X3 — translation MDRETTSDRRISTDSSSTDFKEDTHSDTLTFHLPLAPETEALKQTNLSMKERFEGLSAWKEKQKEERGFLEKRLEEAKQRVQSLDSENELLKKRVQEMEKQHSGAEEGEGGGLQAKLEALTSQIARLQAEKNDLVAINSELQLKMSQVSPEDSFIEIRIAEGEMNVTRDLPPQKDLSASSTVKSDITGSRLESEEQTVSQLLQSLRLETQQKEQLQLQIQAAQKRIEELEMKEPNSESGTQTSLPCVTATQETQSKSSQEETAKSASEVENLKTQLMSLFKELQQAQSKLDEAENMKKNLQDRCKELEQDLGTLKTQLGEREQLQAENDRLKVQLESMQSASKLEQKKAQEERNDLAQLKDAYTKLFEDYDELQKENKKRQGSVSREEYGELHSRMAAAEQALADKQQKIDIMKQELCDKDKELETVSVFKAQAEVYSSDFYAERAAREKIHEEKERLAAQLEFLRKQNIHLQDEVESMGRQSMSEMQKRHVPRGANPGDSSPHHHLQGVRVDWQQQVNIPEHACPKCGEVLPDLDTLQIHIMDCII, via the exons atggacagagagacgACCTCGGACAGACGGATATCCACAGACAGTAGTAGTACTGATTTTAAAG AAGATACACACTCAGACACATTGACCTTCCATCTGCCTCTCGCTCCTGAAACAGAAGCCCTGAAACAGACTAACCTGTCGATGAAGGAGAGGTTTGAGGGACTGTCTGCCTGGAAGGAAAAGCAGAAGGAGGAGAGAGGGTTCCTGGAGAAGCGACTCGAGGAGGCCAAGCAGAGAGTCCAGTCTCTGGACAGCGAGAATGAGCTACTAAAGAAACGTGTGCAGGAGATGGAGAaacagcattctggtgcagaggaG gGTGAAGGTGGCGGGCTACAGGCCAAGCTGGAGGCGTTAACGAGTCAGATCGCCCGCCTGCAGGCTGAGAAGAACGACCTGGTCGCCATAAACTCTGAACTCCAGCTGAAGATGAGCCAAGTGTCTCCGGAAGATTCCTTCATTGAGATCCGCATTGCA GAGGGTGAGATGAATGTGACCAGAGATCTACCTCCTCAGAAAGATCTTTCTGCATCTAGCAC ggttaAATCCGACATAACTGGGTCTCGGCTGGAATCGGAGGAGCAGACAGTGAGTCAGCTCCTGCAGTCTCTGAGACTCGAGACGCAACAAAAAGAACAACTGCAGCTCCAAATACAGGCTGCACAGAAGAG GATTGAAGAATTGGAAATGAAGGAACCCAATAGCGAAAGTGGAACCCAGACGTCTTTGCCTTGCGTGACCGCTACCCAGGAAACGCAGAGCAAGAGTTCTCAGGAGGAAACAGCCAAA tcgGCCTCTGAGGTGGAGAACCTGAAGACTCAGTTGATGAGTTTGTTTAAGGAGCTGCAGCAGGCTCAGAGTAAACTGGATGAGGCGGAGAACATGAAGAAGAACCTCCAGGACAG gTGTAAGGAGTTGGAGCAGGACCTGGGCACGCTGAAGACGCAGCTTGGGGAGAGAGAGCAGCTGCAGGCTGAGAACGACAGActgaaggtgcagctggagagCATGCAGTCTGCCAGCAAACTGGAGCAGAAGAAGGCTCAGGAGGAAAG AAATGATTTGGCCCAGCTGAAGGATGCGTACACCAAGCTGTTTGAGGATTATGACGAACTTCAGAAGGAGAATAAGAAACGACAG GGAAGCGTATCCCGGGAGGAGTATGGTGAGCTTCATTCCAGAATGGCTGCAGCGGAACAAGCTTTAGCGGACAAGCAGCAAAAGATCGACATCATGAAGCAAGAGCTGTGTGATAAGGACAAAGAGCTGGAGACCGTCTCTGTGTTTAAGGCCCAG GCAGAGGTTTATTCCTCTGATTTCTACGCCGAGCGAGCTGCGAGGGAGAAGATTCACGAGGAGAAAGAGCGCCTGGCTGCTCAGCTGGAGTTTCTCAGGAAGCAGAACATCCACCTCCAGGATGAGGTGGAGTCAATGGGCAG GCAGTCTATGAGTGAGATGCAGAAGAGACACGTGCCTCGTGGTGCAAACCCAGGTGATTCCTCACCACACCACCACCTGCAGGGGGTCAGAG TGGATTGGCAGCAGCAGGTGAATATTCCCGAGCACGCCTGTCCTAAATGTGGGGAAGTCCTTCCCGATCTGGACACTCTGCAAATCCACATCATGGACTGCATCATCTGA
- the optn gene encoding optineurin isoform X4, whose protein sequence is MKERFEGLSAWKEKQKEERGFLEKRLEEAKQRVQSLDSENELLKKRVQEMEKQHSGAEEGEGGGLQAKLEALTSQIARLQAEKNDLVAINSELQLKMSQVSPEDSFIEIRIAEGEMNVTRDLPPQKDLSASSTVKSDITGSRLESEEQTVSQLLQSLRLETQQKEQLQLQIQAAQKRIEELEMKEPNSESGTQTSLPCVTATQETQSKSSQEETAKSASEVENLKTQLMSLFKELQQAQSKLDEAENMKKNLQDRCKELEQDLGTLKTQLGEREQLQAENDRLKVQLESMQSASKLEQKKAQEERNDLAQLKDAYTKLFEDYDELQKENKKRQGSVSREEYGELHSRMAAAEQALADKQQKIDIMKQELCDKDKELETVSVFKAQAEVYSSDFYAERAAREKIHEEKERLAAQLEFLRKQNIHLQDEVESMGRQSMSEMQKRHVPRGANPGDSSPHHHLQGVRVDWQQQVNIPEHACPKCGEVLPDLDTLQIHIMDCII, encoded by the exons ATGAAGGAGAGGTTTGAGGGACTGTCTGCCTGGAAGGAAAAGCAGAAGGAGGAGAGAGGGTTCCTGGAGAAGCGACTCGAGGAGGCCAAGCAGAGAGTCCAGTCTCTGGACAGCGAGAATGAGCTACTAAAGAAACGTGTGCAGGAGATGGAGAaacagcattctggtgcagaggaG gGTGAAGGTGGCGGGCTACAGGCCAAGCTGGAGGCGTTAACGAGTCAGATCGCCCGCCTGCAGGCTGAGAAGAACGACCTGGTCGCCATAAACTCTGAACTCCAGCTGAAGATGAGCCAAGTGTCTCCGGAAGATTCCTTCATTGAGATCCGCATTGCA GAGGGTGAGATGAATGTGACCAGAGATCTACCTCCTCAGAAAGATCTTTCTGCATCTAGCAC ggttaAATCCGACATAACTGGGTCTCGGCTGGAATCGGAGGAGCAGACAGTGAGTCAGCTCCTGCAGTCTCTGAGACTCGAGACGCAACAAAAAGAACAACTGCAGCTCCAAATACAGGCTGCACAGAAGAG GATTGAAGAATTGGAAATGAAGGAACCCAATAGCGAAAGTGGAACCCAGACGTCTTTGCCTTGCGTGACCGCTACCCAGGAAACGCAGAGCAAGAGTTCTCAGGAGGAAACAGCCAAA tcgGCCTCTGAGGTGGAGAACCTGAAGACTCAGTTGATGAGTTTGTTTAAGGAGCTGCAGCAGGCTCAGAGTAAACTGGATGAGGCGGAGAACATGAAGAAGAACCTCCAGGACAG gTGTAAGGAGTTGGAGCAGGACCTGGGCACGCTGAAGACGCAGCTTGGGGAGAGAGAGCAGCTGCAGGCTGAGAACGACAGActgaaggtgcagctggagagCATGCAGTCTGCCAGCAAACTGGAGCAGAAGAAGGCTCAGGAGGAAAG AAATGATTTGGCCCAGCTGAAGGATGCGTACACCAAGCTGTTTGAGGATTATGACGAACTTCAGAAGGAGAATAAGAAACGACAG GGAAGCGTATCCCGGGAGGAGTATGGTGAGCTTCATTCCAGAATGGCTGCAGCGGAACAAGCTTTAGCGGACAAGCAGCAAAAGATCGACATCATGAAGCAAGAGCTGTGTGATAAGGACAAAGAGCTGGAGACCGTCTCTGTGTTTAAGGCCCAG GCAGAGGTTTATTCCTCTGATTTCTACGCCGAGCGAGCTGCGAGGGAGAAGATTCACGAGGAGAAAGAGCGCCTGGCTGCTCAGCTGGAGTTTCTCAGGAAGCAGAACATCCACCTCCAGGATGAGGTGGAGTCAATGGGCAG GCAGTCTATGAGTGAGATGCAGAAGAGACACGTGCCTCGTGGTGCAAACCCAGGTGATTCCTCACCACACCACCACCTGCAGGGGGTCAGAG TGGATTGGCAGCAGCAGGTGAATATTCCCGAGCACGCCTGTCCTAAATGTGGGGAAGTCCTTCCCGATCTGGACACTCTGCAAATCCACATCATGGACTGCATCATCTGA
- the optn gene encoding optineurin isoform X2, whose translation MASGSPVVNGDLSHPARSQSTGAPHVEETLQQMNILIKENRELKEALKQTNLSMKERFEGLSAWKEKQKEERGFLEKRLEEAKQRVQSLDSENELLKKRVQEMEKQHSGAEEGEGGGLQAKLEALTSQIARLQAEKNDLVAINSELQLKMSQVSPEDSFIEIRIAEGEMNVTRDLPPQKDLSASSTVKSDITGSRLESEEQTVSQLLQSLRLETQQKEQLQLQIQAAQKRIEELEMKEPNSESGTQTSLPCVTATQETQSKSSQEETAKSASEVENLKTQLMSLFKELQQAQSKLDEAENMKKNLQDRCKELEQDLGTLKTQLGEREQLQAENDRLKVQLESMQSASKLEQKKAQEERNDLAQLKDAYTKLFEDYDELQKENKKRQGSVSREEYGELHSRMAAAEQALADKQQKIDIMKQELCDKDKELETVSVFKAQAEVYSSDFYAERAAREKIHEEKERLAAQLEFLRKQNIHLQDEVESMGRQSMSEMQKRHVPRGANPGDSSPHHHLQGVRVDWQQQVNIPEHACPKCGEVLPDLDTLQIHIMDCII comes from the exons ATGGCCTCGGGTTCCCCCGTGGTAAATGGGGATCTGTCTCACCCTGCTCGGTCTCAGAGCACCGGCGCACCACATGTAGAGGAGACGCTCCAGCAGATGAACATCCTCATCAAGGAGAACCGGGAGCTCAAAG AAGCCCTGAAACAGACTAACCTGTCGATGAAGGAGAGGTTTGAGGGACTGTCTGCCTGGAAGGAAAAGCAGAAGGAGGAGAGAGGGTTCCTGGAGAAGCGACTCGAGGAGGCCAAGCAGAGAGTCCAGTCTCTGGACAGCGAGAATGAGCTACTAAAGAAACGTGTGCAGGAGATGGAGAaacagcattctggtgcagaggaG gGTGAAGGTGGCGGGCTACAGGCCAAGCTGGAGGCGTTAACGAGTCAGATCGCCCGCCTGCAGGCTGAGAAGAACGACCTGGTCGCCATAAACTCTGAACTCCAGCTGAAGATGAGCCAAGTGTCTCCGGAAGATTCCTTCATTGAGATCCGCATTGCA GAGGGTGAGATGAATGTGACCAGAGATCTACCTCCTCAGAAAGATCTTTCTGCATCTAGCAC ggttaAATCCGACATAACTGGGTCTCGGCTGGAATCGGAGGAGCAGACAGTGAGTCAGCTCCTGCAGTCTCTGAGACTCGAGACGCAACAAAAAGAACAACTGCAGCTCCAAATACAGGCTGCACAGAAGAG GATTGAAGAATTGGAAATGAAGGAACCCAATAGCGAAAGTGGAACCCAGACGTCTTTGCCTTGCGTGACCGCTACCCAGGAAACGCAGAGCAAGAGTTCTCAGGAGGAAACAGCCAAA tcgGCCTCTGAGGTGGAGAACCTGAAGACTCAGTTGATGAGTTTGTTTAAGGAGCTGCAGCAGGCTCAGAGTAAACTGGATGAGGCGGAGAACATGAAGAAGAACCTCCAGGACAG gTGTAAGGAGTTGGAGCAGGACCTGGGCACGCTGAAGACGCAGCTTGGGGAGAGAGAGCAGCTGCAGGCTGAGAACGACAGActgaaggtgcagctggagagCATGCAGTCTGCCAGCAAACTGGAGCAGAAGAAGGCTCAGGAGGAAAG AAATGATTTGGCCCAGCTGAAGGATGCGTACACCAAGCTGTTTGAGGATTATGACGAACTTCAGAAGGAGAATAAGAAACGACAG GGAAGCGTATCCCGGGAGGAGTATGGTGAGCTTCATTCCAGAATGGCTGCAGCGGAACAAGCTTTAGCGGACAAGCAGCAAAAGATCGACATCATGAAGCAAGAGCTGTGTGATAAGGACAAAGAGCTGGAGACCGTCTCTGTGTTTAAGGCCCAG GCAGAGGTTTATTCCTCTGATTTCTACGCCGAGCGAGCTGCGAGGGAGAAGATTCACGAGGAGAAAGAGCGCCTGGCTGCTCAGCTGGAGTTTCTCAGGAAGCAGAACATCCACCTCCAGGATGAGGTGGAGTCAATGGGCAG GCAGTCTATGAGTGAGATGCAGAAGAGACACGTGCCTCGTGGTGCAAACCCAGGTGATTCCTCACCACACCACCACCTGCAGGGGGTCAGAG TGGATTGGCAGCAGCAGGTGAATATTCCCGAGCACGCCTGTCCTAAATGTGGGGAAGTCCTTCCCGATCTGGACACTCTGCAAATCCACATCATGGACTGCATCATCTGA
- the optn gene encoding optineurin isoform X1 — MASGSPVVNGDLSHPARSQSTGAPHVEETLQQMNILIKENRELKEDTHSDTLTFHLPLAPETEALKQTNLSMKERFEGLSAWKEKQKEERGFLEKRLEEAKQRVQSLDSENELLKKRVQEMEKQHSGAEEGEGGGLQAKLEALTSQIARLQAEKNDLVAINSELQLKMSQVSPEDSFIEIRIAEGEMNVTRDLPPQKDLSASSTVKSDITGSRLESEEQTVSQLLQSLRLETQQKEQLQLQIQAAQKRIEELEMKEPNSESGTQTSLPCVTATQETQSKSSQEETAKSASEVENLKTQLMSLFKELQQAQSKLDEAENMKKNLQDRCKELEQDLGTLKTQLGEREQLQAENDRLKVQLESMQSASKLEQKKAQEERNDLAQLKDAYTKLFEDYDELQKENKKRQGSVSREEYGELHSRMAAAEQALADKQQKIDIMKQELCDKDKELETVSVFKAQAEVYSSDFYAERAAREKIHEEKERLAAQLEFLRKQNIHLQDEVESMGRQSMSEMQKRHVPRGANPGDSSPHHHLQGVRVDWQQQVNIPEHACPKCGEVLPDLDTLQIHIMDCII; from the exons ATGGCCTCGGGTTCCCCCGTGGTAAATGGGGATCTGTCTCACCCTGCTCGGTCTCAGAGCACCGGCGCACCACATGTAGAGGAGACGCTCCAGCAGATGAACATCCTCATCAAGGAGAACCGGGAGCTCAAAG AAGATACACACTCAGACACATTGACCTTCCATCTGCCTCTCGCTCCTGAAACAGAAGCCCTGAAACAGACTAACCTGTCGATGAAGGAGAGGTTTGAGGGACTGTCTGCCTGGAAGGAAAAGCAGAAGGAGGAGAGAGGGTTCCTGGAGAAGCGACTCGAGGAGGCCAAGCAGAGAGTCCAGTCTCTGGACAGCGAGAATGAGCTACTAAAGAAACGTGTGCAGGAGATGGAGAaacagcattctggtgcagaggaG gGTGAAGGTGGCGGGCTACAGGCCAAGCTGGAGGCGTTAACGAGTCAGATCGCCCGCCTGCAGGCTGAGAAGAACGACCTGGTCGCCATAAACTCTGAACTCCAGCTGAAGATGAGCCAAGTGTCTCCGGAAGATTCCTTCATTGAGATCCGCATTGCA GAGGGTGAGATGAATGTGACCAGAGATCTACCTCCTCAGAAAGATCTTTCTGCATCTAGCAC ggttaAATCCGACATAACTGGGTCTCGGCTGGAATCGGAGGAGCAGACAGTGAGTCAGCTCCTGCAGTCTCTGAGACTCGAGACGCAACAAAAAGAACAACTGCAGCTCCAAATACAGGCTGCACAGAAGAG GATTGAAGAATTGGAAATGAAGGAACCCAATAGCGAAAGTGGAACCCAGACGTCTTTGCCTTGCGTGACCGCTACCCAGGAAACGCAGAGCAAGAGTTCTCAGGAGGAAACAGCCAAA tcgGCCTCTGAGGTGGAGAACCTGAAGACTCAGTTGATGAGTTTGTTTAAGGAGCTGCAGCAGGCTCAGAGTAAACTGGATGAGGCGGAGAACATGAAGAAGAACCTCCAGGACAG gTGTAAGGAGTTGGAGCAGGACCTGGGCACGCTGAAGACGCAGCTTGGGGAGAGAGAGCAGCTGCAGGCTGAGAACGACAGActgaaggtgcagctggagagCATGCAGTCTGCCAGCAAACTGGAGCAGAAGAAGGCTCAGGAGGAAAG AAATGATTTGGCCCAGCTGAAGGATGCGTACACCAAGCTGTTTGAGGATTATGACGAACTTCAGAAGGAGAATAAGAAACGACAG GGAAGCGTATCCCGGGAGGAGTATGGTGAGCTTCATTCCAGAATGGCTGCAGCGGAACAAGCTTTAGCGGACAAGCAGCAAAAGATCGACATCATGAAGCAAGAGCTGTGTGATAAGGACAAAGAGCTGGAGACCGTCTCTGTGTTTAAGGCCCAG GCAGAGGTTTATTCCTCTGATTTCTACGCCGAGCGAGCTGCGAGGGAGAAGATTCACGAGGAGAAAGAGCGCCTGGCTGCTCAGCTGGAGTTTCTCAGGAAGCAGAACATCCACCTCCAGGATGAGGTGGAGTCAATGGGCAG GCAGTCTATGAGTGAGATGCAGAAGAGACACGTGCCTCGTGGTGCAAACCCAGGTGATTCCTCACCACACCACCACCTGCAGGGGGTCAGAG TGGATTGGCAGCAGCAGGTGAATATTCCCGAGCACGCCTGTCCTAAATGTGGGGAAGTCCTTCCCGATCTGGACACTCTGCAAATCCACATCATGGACTGCATCATCTGA